One window from the genome of Neospora caninum Liverpool complete genome, chromosome VI encodes:
- a CDS encoding putative ankyrin repeat-containing protein translates to MGNEHSLRTASHSHFDTDNDALVDGDDMRRFSSPSIHGQASPAFPQKLGSVTACSGPSQGGHGWSRKRAQGIKLLPLSESLPLAKRLQAERLRDGDAGFDGLRVSGIKSENVPKNFAVELRKAIKWRRATVTDLLRRNPQVTNSGLLFSGDSECLAVMSEVVRRRGASLLSAFFEGSACAPEQIWPSNAPDALGPPLARLFSPQILGDASKGTSHCSDELLQAATWSSPSSPVQRLAASPRCSGDGTSASSHSAAAGPSQYTYLYLPAPPDQKGANERSMALRDNPGGLQEKGRFLTSSWSVLSKHGSAWYEAKQPPRESQEGKRVLRALAQQRALRLGDVILLEGDSRCIATMLEHVSRPSLFLVAAAAAAGAEAVETLLRKGANPNRVVHGLSPLNVAASSLQAAHKKVELLLRYGAAPDSPLVPVAAHAAPARVTYALSAPDRPVPTVADSEDVPALMHAVITGDLRLAELLLQQGADPNIFVEALGLPTPLFQAVFWGDLKMVQLLCAYGADPYIAKQNGETVFQTASRALKFALLRKPKHIAQLPLPRTSPARCRQVQRALDDCCAARATARTAASVSAVGPSETLGLQARRAGFRATWESRVLAPARREDARGDAKIELEVETATEATTSSERPLDDPRENHALVHAGTLFLEFEFAGVQVLPKRMQSSVESAHRPQAASPASTAPTPPRSFLARGMRLSSSVCGEEKVGSRAADNRISEAAHPGNEAQAHVPGNFATRPRRQKVGPDKPAPAKKATAARKDRGAASSFSFESATKPKEKTEQSGRKSSDRSQMPTTAMLLGKGLSLSFSLRDDGSFLVEQID, encoded by the exons ATGGGGAACGAACATAGTTTGCGCACGGCTTCGCATAGCCACTTCGACACTGACAACGACGCATTagtggacggagacgacaTGCGGAGGTTTTCGTCGCCCTCGATTCACGGCCAAGCCTCCCCGGCATTTCCGCAGAAGCTCGGCTCCgtaactgcatgcagcggcccCAGCCAGGGAGGCCATGGCTGgtcgcggaagagagcgcaaGGCATCAAACTGCTACCGCTCTCGGAATCCCTGCCGCTCGCAAAGAGGCTACAGGCGGAGAGACTGAGAGACGGAGATGCAGGATTCGACGGTCTGCGTGTCAGTGGGATAAAGAGCGAGAATGTCCCCAAAAACTTTGCCGTGGAACTGCGGAAAGCAATCAAGTGGCGGCGAGCGACTGTCACGGACCTCCTTCGCCGAAACCCTCAAGTCACT AACAGCGGATTGTTGTTTTCGGGCGATTCGGAGTGTTTGGCGGTGATGAGCGAAGTCGTCCGTCGCCGAGGCGCTTCCCTGCTGTCGGCATTTTTTGAGggcagtgcatgcgcgcccgAACAGATCTGGCCGAGCAACGCTCCGGACGCCTTGGGACCGCCGCTGgcgcgtctgttttctccgcaGATCTTGGGCGACGCGTCGAAAGGCACTTCCCACTGCAGCGACGAACTGCTTCAGGCGGCGACTTGGTCTTCCCCCTCCTCTCCGGTTCAGCGCCTGGCAGCCTCTCCGCGCTGCTCGGGGGATGGGacctcggcgtcttcgcacTCTGCCGCCGCAGGCCCGAGCCAGTACACGTATTTGTAccttcctgcgcctccggACCAGAAAGGCGCGAACGAGCGGTCGATGGCTCTGCGCGATAATCCGGGGGGTCTCCAGGAGAAGGGCCGTTTCCTCACCTCGTCTTGGTCTGTCTTAAGCAAACACGGCTCAGCCTGGTATGAAGCGAAGCAGCCGCCGCGGGAGAGTCAAGAGGGCAAGCGCGTCCTCCGAGCGCTCGCTCAACAGCGGGCGCTCAGGCTCGGCGACGTCATTCTGCTGGAAGGAGACTCCCGGTGCATCGCCACGATGCTGGAACACGTCAGCCGGCCGA GCCTCTTCCTCGTAGCCGCTGCGGCCGCTGCGGGCGCTGAAGCCGTCGAAACTCTCCTTAGGAAAGGCGCCAATCCAAACAGAGTCGTG CACGGTCTGAGCCCGCTCAACGTGGCAGCGTCTTCCCTCCAGGCAGCACACAAGAAGGTTGAGCTTCTGCTGCGCTACGGCGCCGCTCCCGACAGTCCGCTTGTCCCCGtcgccgcgcatgcagcccctGCGCGGGTGACGTACGCGCTGTCGGCGCCTGACCGACCGGTCCCCACAGTCGCAGATTCCGAGGATGTGCCCGCGCTGATGCATGCAGTCATCACTGGAGATCTCAGACTG GCAGAGCTCCTTCTCCAGCAAGGCGCCGATCCGAACATCTTCGTGGAGGCACTGGGTCTGCCAACCCCGCTCTTCCAGGCTGTCTTTTGGGGAGATTTGAAAATGGTCCAGCTGCTCTGTGCGTACGGAGCAGACCCATACATTGCGAAGCAG aacggagagacTGTGTTTCAGACAGCCAGTCGGGCACTGAAATTCGCCTTGCTCCGGAAGCCGAAACACATCGCGCAGCTGCCCCTCCCTCGGACTTCGCCGGCACGCTGTCGACAGGTCCAACGCGCCCTCG aCGACTGCTGCGCCGCGCGAGCGACTGCACGCACCGCGgcgagtgtctccgcggtcggCCCCTCGGAAACACTTGGTCTGCAGGCGCGCCGAGCGGGCTTTCGCGCCACGTGGGAGAGTCGCGTGCTGGCCcccgcgaggcgcgaagacgcgaggggcGACGCAAAAATCGAGCTCGAAGTGGAGACTGCCACGGAGGCAACAACCTCGTCGGAACGACCGCTCGACGATCCCAGGGAGAACCACGccctcgtgcatgcagggacATTGTTTTTGGAATTCGAATTCGCAGGTGTCCAAGTGCTGccgaagcgcatgcagtcctcGGTCGAATCAGCCCACCGACCTCAGGCAGCCTCCCCGGCCTCCAccgcgccgacgccgccccGAAGTTTTCTGGCACGGGGCATGCGCCTGTCGTCATCGGTTtgtggcgaggaaaaggtgGGAAGCAGGGCGGCGGACAACCGAATCTCAGAGGCCGCTCACCCAGGTAACGAGGCGCAAGCACATGTCCCTGGGAACTTCGCGactcgtcctcgccggcaGAAGGTTGGACCTGACAAGCCTGCaccggcgaagaaggcgactgcggcgaggaaggaccGCGGTGCGGCCTCGAGTTTCTCTTTCGAAAGTGCAACGAAAcccaaagagaaaacggaacagAGTGGCCGCAAAAGCTCAGACCGCTCTCAAATGCCAACCACTGCGATGCTCTTGGGAAagggtctctctctgtccttcaGTCTTCGAGATGACGGATCGTTCCTCGTCGAGCAAATCGACTAG